The Rosa chinensis cultivar Old Blush chromosome 7, RchiOBHm-V2, whole genome shotgun sequence DNA segment TGAATGGtccaaccaccagaccacttgcatACTTCTAGTatattgcaaacaaaaatagtatatatatctacataatagtgtttttttataaaaaaaaaatccacccacctctctcctcctctcctcttcttcttccgcaACCTGCACTCCCAAAGCCTCCTCCTGCTCCATGCCTCGCCCTCCAAATTGAAATCGCCGAAACCGCAGACGAAACTCCAacagcaccaccaccaccaccaccaccgtccCCACCGCCAAGCCCGCCTTCTACACTTCTTCTGACCCTGAAAACTTCCAAGCCACCTTCAACCTCAACAGCCTCTACCACTCCGACGCAATCACCGGAATGTGACCGTCGTCCACGATCGACCGGAGAATTGAGAGGTCCATGCGCGCCACCTCGCCGACAAACCCTAACTTGGGGGCGTTGGGGGCGGGGCGGGCGGTGATGAGCTCGCCGTCGGAGCCGCAGAGGTCGATGGCCTTGACTCCTTCTCGGTTGATCAAGGAGACCAAATGCTTGTTGACTTTGCCGGCCAAGAACATAGAGATGATCTCCATGGTGGGCGCGTCGGTGACACGAAGGCCGTCGTGGAagttgacctcaatgttgaggCGCTTGAGCCAGAGGTTGATCTCGGGGCCGCTGCCGTGGACCAAGATGGGGCGGAGGCCGACGCAGGCGAGGAGGAAGAGGTCTCTGACGACGGTGGCCTGGAGGGTCTCGTCCTTCATGGCGGCGCCGCCGTACTTGACGACGATGGTTTTGCCTCGGAATTTCTGGATGAAGGGTAGTGATTCGGAGAGAATGTCGACCCGGAGCTGACCTGGAGTGGTATGAGCCGGGTGTTGGGCTTTGATTGAGAGTGAGTGTGAGTGCGGTGGACATTTGGGGCAGAAGAAGGTGAGGGTGTTGGGGAGGTTGTGGGGTGTTGGGGAAGGAGGGAATGAGATCAGAGATGGACAAGGGTGGGTTTTAGAAGCCAACATTTTGAGTTTGATTCTAGGGTTGTTTGGGTCTTCTGATCTCTTTGATTGAGAAAGGGTGGGGTTTCTCACCTATCGTCGGTGAGGAAGAGCTCAATGGTGGCTGGCATGGAGCAGGAGAAGGAGGCTTTGGGAGCGCGGGTtgcggaagaagaagaggagaggaggagagaggtgggtgggtattttttttttaaaaaaaacactattatgtagatatatatactatttttgtttgcaatatACTAGAAGTatgcaagtggtctggtggttgggcCATTCATTTGCATATGCTTTGGGAGGGGTTCGAATCTCCTCAACCTCAAAActggaattaattttggatttttccatattcaGTTGCCcagggtcattttgggaatttcacatgcgtgtgggtcccacttttgctgagttggaatgccacgtcagcagttaaCGTTAGAAACTGACGGAATTGAATCGgaaggacctattggacgagaaaataataccgcaggggtgtttttgatgaaattgaaagtcgagggactgaattgatgcgaggtccataccacagggtggtaaacagtatttagcccttaactTTATAttagtgaaagaaaaaaaaaaagtagtataaaaaaaaaaaaaaaaaaaaagaagaagaagaagaaggaaaaaaaaaatttctcaaaagaatgtcatttcaattcaataattagtttttgtttaagTTTGGGGGAGTGGTGAGAAAGTGGAAATTTTGAGCATTTTTAGTTCTTAAGTTCTTAATCTCAAAAAGATGGTTGCTTATTAAGTTGCTTGAAAATTGTTATTCCATTccatttcatttctttaaccccTCACCTTGAGCCTCATTACATCCAATAAAAGCcctttttcatccaagatgTGATTTTGTTGATAAGTGGAGATAAGattgaagagcaagcatatggcggtaTTGCATGAGATTGTTTTGAGTGTAAATTAGTTAACCCATAAACACTTGTGTGAAAAATAGAGTGAATATCTTGTGAGTTTATGGCTAACATGGTTTGACATGCATTCTCAATTTTGGTATGTTGAAATGACAAATTAGAGACATGCTACACATTTCAAAATGCAAGCATTTGATCAATGATCCATGAAGTTTAAAACCTAACTTGATTTTCATGTCCTTTCTATATTGTGTTCCTTGAGGAAATTGTTGGAAGATTAGGTAGTTGTTGTAGTGTCGGATTTGggttagtttgcttgaggacaagcaaagttcaagtttgggggtatttgttggatcataattcatatacatatttgtgccctaaaacatagaaattacttgttctaaagtctaaatttaatgttgactaatccaatttcattatttccctaatcttgtacttttggctaacctttgtgtttatttatatatatttattatgttttccttatcattctaggaaataatggagaagaatggaaatgcattaaaaagtcaaccctagaacattttcttactccggctaggagaaactgaGCAAGACAAGAAAGGACGGGTAGCTGCCCGAACAAACAAACtccgaatgagttgaaactcTCCATTTTCATCCAAGACATACCAATGATAATTTGTTATGAAGAGTActagagctagttttgagtggatAGCCTTCAAACAGTCAGTCCAATCTTCTGAAAGAAGAAAACTGGAAAACCTGACCTGTACGTATTTCAAAAGCATTTACGGTCGAACCACAATGAATTTAACTCTGAGATTCTACCAAGATGATCTAGACTCATGGAGAAACATTTGATATGCAGAAGTCAGAGGCCCATTCTGaattcttggtggagatataattaaaggaataaaggggcagaaagtgacctgaaaaacagctcaacatattcccacccacatgaagaaagctagatgcttttctctttttccttcgatatatttttctactccattcTCTTTAATATATTAACATCACTTCCATATTTCTGCACCtttatgctttgctttcatttcatcattactcaatcttttccatattttacaaaccccttccatactccactttcattatttttctgccactcatcatttcactcttctttttcttccctatttaaataCACTCTCCTCTCACTGTAAAGGACGAAAttctgaatccataacatcttctttctctcttcatctccttcataaaatctccattaccaccaccacaaccttcatcatcttttccatcTACCCATTCCATTTCATAGACAAAAAGCTTCAGTACTCCACTATTTCACCACTTGATCATCGCTACATCTCATATTCCATCATCAACTttcgaagaagaaggagaggagtctagcatcacatgagttcatctacaccatcctcaacttgatTATTACTAGTCCCTTCTCTATCCCTAATTTTTAGTTTGATTTTCATAAACATGTTGaagcttatgtatttgattatgagtgagtagttagtttgttggggctagggttgaaagccctagccaaacttgtaatgaattgatgtttgagtcttatttgatgcatttttcatgatcatcttcacatgctaatttaagaagtgaatgcttgtatttgaatctagctaatttgaataccttgtatttgtcattacatgaacaatgtttagagAATAGCTAGCTTTAGATATTGAAAGCATGATAGCACAGTAGGTgtgtatgtgagggtagtgagtgaaaatcacctagatctaggattggtttgcttgcttgattatctaaactcaaatctttatgcatctaggagcaaggaattgatattTATCCGGTAATAAaacttgttcttgggtagttagtttcacacttatccggtggaaattgataaaataaaaggagtttaggccttagtagtcttatccggatgctaagagggtaattggatatttgggattgcattacttatagtttgaacatcaatgcatgcaagggaggctatggtgaacaacctaaagctctaacttccatccattttatcacatctagtttaacctagcctagtttacatttcaagtttcattttgtgttaattTAATTCGAGACCATTTTCAAAGCCAAAAATCAAACAActacaccatcttgcatatattcaccatgaactttggttcacttgtgagctcttgtttatgacttgtacatttgcatattcatcttgcaccctttaggttttccttagctagagtgggttttctaatcccttgggtacgatacccCTACTCATAATCTCATACACTATAACTTGGCctttatacttgagggtggctatttggctaacatctCCCACACCACTTTGTCCAATGAGAATGTGTCATGTTATCATATCAatattttttgaatattttctcTATTATTTACTGTGATTTCTCCATGTATTGGGCTCCTAGATCCATCAAGGTCTCTTACTCGGACCAGGATTTCAAATTTTTCCTTATTTGCCCATATTTCTTCCATTATTGTCTCATTTTTGTATATTTACTTCAAAATacctaataaaaataaaagtagtaAAATAAATTAACATAGAGATTAACATTATAAATATCGGGAGTTGTGTCATCAGTTAATAAGATGCCACAACTACACAATACagatgaatatttttttttttttggtctatgaaatggaatgggtagatggaaaagatgatgaaggttgtggtggtggtaatggagattttatgaaggagatgaagagagaaagaagatgttaTGGATTCAGGAATTCATCctttagagtgagaggagaatgtgtttaaatagggaagaaaaagaagagtgaaatgatgagtggcagaaaaataatgaaagtggagtatgaaaggggtttgtaaaatatggaaaagatggagtaatgatgaaatgaaagcaaagcacactaggtgtgtatgtgagggttgtgagttaaaatcaccaagatctaggattggtttgcttgcttgattatctaaactcaaatctttatgcatctaggagcaaggaattgatacttacactactacagaaaatgaATCACACGACACCTCTCATACGACGGTAGACTGTTTTCCATGGTGTGAATCatttctcattattgagacgacggttgtaaaatttccgtcttctaatatgaattcaaccaaagGGTGTTTTTAATGCTGAAATTGTGTATtgcttcagaagacgtttataaaTGGAAGCGTGGTGTGAGTTTAAATTGGTTTTAGGGGtagcaagtttcccaccatttgGCACCACTTAAATTTCCTTAGCATGTAGTGGCGATACGACAGTTAGTTtaaaaccgtggtatgaatCCATAGATTTGCAAGTGCAAACATGTCCACTGACATTCCCTCCAACATTTCCCGCATTCTCTCCCCCAAAATTCGATTCCCTCTCGGCAGGCAACAAGAGGcggcaaaattgaaaatttttaagtgacattcaaacaacagatatGTGGAAAACCATGGTCTGATGCCTGCATGATAAAATTAATGGCTTATGTGGCCATGTGTCCTAGCGCTAAACAACTACACAATAGCATCTATTCATACCAAACTATTAGAACACTTCAAAAAAAATCCATTCAGACCAAACTAATGCCCATAGCTATACCCCGACATGGCATTCACTCCACAATACTCCACAGTTGACCCCGACTCACCTCGACTCTCTCTCTGACTCTGTCGCTTTCCGACTCTCACTCTGGCTCACTCCACAGCTACACCGACTCACTCCACAATCCTAATCCCTAAATCCACCACCTCCAAAGCGAAGCCTTCGAAGCCCTAGATGGGAGATTTCTCTTAGAATCCggtaagccctaaaatttgggGTTTCTTGTTTCTCGTCCTCTCGTAATTTTGATTTAAAAAATAACGCTCTTGATTTCGGGTTCGTTACTTTTGATTTTAGATTTTGATTAACTGGAGGATTTCGGGTTCTTCAGAAATCACacttttgatttgggtttttttttttcggctttTGATTCCTtgaagattgaaactttgagcCATTACTTGACTGTGTAACTTTGAAGCGTAGAGGTTTATACTTTCTGTTTGTCAAGGTGAAGTTGCTTGTAATATGGATTCAGTTCTTTTAATCTGTGGTTATGTAGATTGGGATCTTATTTTGACGTGGATTCACATCGAAGCAGCCTTATACTTGGATTCACACCAGAGCCCTAAACAATTTCGTCATCTTGAACTTCGATTCATGCCTTTGATTCGATTTGTCTCGAACTTGGTAAGTTCTCGTCGTCACCTTTACTGTTttgattcaattttgatttggatttgtcAGCTTTCGCTCTTCTTTACTGTTTCAATTCACTGAGATGCAAAATTTAGGGTTCTGATATTCATAAGCAAATCTTAAAATTGTGCACTCTAGTCACTGGAGTTTAACAGAGACTCGGATCTCCATCTCTGACTATGGATTCCTAGCCTTTCAAGAGAGAAAAGAACGTGACTTTTCTGGGGATGATGTACCAGCTCCTCCCACACCAATACCAGATCCAAGAGATCAATCGCCTCACTCTTGCCTACTTCATCGTCTCTAGCCTCGACCTCCTCCATGCTCTCCACTGCGTACGGCATCCCTCCTCCTCAATACGTTGCCGTTTAAGGAGTTCAGTTTTTTCATTCACTAATTAGAAGTTTGGATTTTCATATTAACAAGGACGCAGTTGCGGATTGGGTTTTGTCACTACAAGCTCACCCCGGAGACAGCGACCAAGTCAACAATGGTATTAATTGAATTCAGGTTTTAATTCTCTTTTAGCTTAAATTTTGTAAATTCTATGGAAAAGAACGAGCCTTTGATTTGTTGCACGGCAATTCTATAAGTTTTATGGTTCCAGTTGATGAATGTGAAATGGGGCTTGTGGGATAAGAAACATGTTACTGTTTTGATTGAGTTCTTTTTGTTAATGAAGTTCCTTTTCGAATTGAATTTGTAATTGGGTTTTGTGGACTTGAAAATATGAAAATGTTTTGGTTACtgtttactttgtttttttagCATTAACTATGTGATTGAGACCTGATTGTGGTGGTAGTAGTGTAATTAGGCTAGATCGATACAAtgtgttgtttttcattttaatgTTCTGTGATAAAATCTAGAATCGGCATGGTCCTCTTTATTCTCCTTCTTACTAACCCACTGGCAGCCTAGTAAGTTTTTTGTGCTTTAGTTTATGAAATTTGTCTGATACAAGTCTGATTAAGTTTTGGTGTTTGGTATGTGAGTGCTTGGTTAGTATTCAAATCTGTATTGAATTGTAGATATAACACGTTAGTAACAAGATATATTGTGATTCGTCAATAACTTGATACAAGGTAAGATTTCTTATTGATGAAGTGTTAAAGTTTGTACTCAACTTTTCAGTGGCTTAATTGGTTTTGTACTTGAACTCTAGCTCTACAAGTTACGAGACTCTCAAGGCTTTTGTTTTCCAGGCCCTACTTTTTCATCTATGATATTTCATGATGGTTactctctttcttgtttactttgATTTTTTTAGACTTATGTACTCTTTCTAATTTCTAATGTAGGGTGCTGATATTCAACTTGGAATGACAATTGATAGTATAAAAGAAGTAACTCTAGAATGGCAAGTGAAAACCAGAGGTAACTCTCATGACTTGCACTCACACTTGACTTGTTATAATCTTgcttcttttatatatatatatatatatattttttgatttTGGGCAGTTAGTATGCTTCAGAGTCtcttgctgttttttttttttttcagttcttGTGGGAGAGAGTTGAAGTGTATGTTATAGTGTGCACAAGAAGATGGGTTTGGCTCCAGTTTGATGCAAGTTCCCTGAGATTCTTAATCTAGGCATGATTAAATTTAGATA contains these protein-coding regions:
- the LOC112178406 gene encoding acetylglutamate kinase, chloroplastic, whose product is MLASKTHPCPSLISFPPSPTPHNLPNTLTFFCPKCPPHSHSLSIKAQHPAHTTPGQLRVDILSESLPFIQKFRGKTIVVKYGGAAMKDETLQATVVRDLFLLACVGLRPILVHGSGPEINLWLKRLNIEVNFHDGLRVTDAPTMEIISMFLAGKVNKHLVSLINREGVKAIDLCGSDGELITARPAPNAPKLGFVGEVARMDLSILRSIVDDGHIPVIASEW